The following are encoded in a window of Rosa chinensis cultivar Old Blush chromosome 4, RchiOBHm-V2, whole genome shotgun sequence genomic DNA:
- the LOC112198786 gene encoding T-complex protein 1 subunit gamma yields MCYIVCPADEETNGYSAQYSSTGFTDMGNTGNEGIYRHFIYLLLFMILKFKPDVVITEKGLSDLACHYLSKAGVTAIRRLRKTDNNRIAKACGAVIVNRPDELQESDIGTGAGLFEVKKIGDEFFTFIVDCKDPKACTVLLRGPSKDMLNEVERNLQDAMAVARNILKNPKLVPGGGAAELTVSATLKQKNPKLVPRERPNAKSLVTALVLLQKETSLKRKDIISAFVSCIGS; encoded by the exons ATGTGCTATATTGTTTGCCCTGCAGATGAGGAGACAAATGGTTACTCGGCACAATATTCGTCAACTGGTTTTACTGATATGGGGAACACAGGTAATGAAGGTATTTACAGACATTTCATCTATTTGCTTTTATTCATG ATATTGAAGTTCAAACCAGATGTTGTGATTACAGAAAAGGGGCTCAGTGACCTGGCATGCCATTATCTGAGCAAGGCCGGTGTTACTGCAATTAGGAGGTTGAGAAAAACAGATAATAACAGAATTGCCAAGGCTTGTGGGGCAGTTATTGTCAACAGACCCGATGAACTGCAAGAATCTGATATTGGTACTGGGGCTGGATTATTTGAGGTTAAAAAAATTGGAGATGAGTTCTTTACATTCATCGTTGATTGCAAAGATCCCAAGGCATGTACAGTACTCTTAAGAGGTCCGAGTAAGGATATGTTAAACGAAGTGGAAAGAAATTTACAG GATGCCATGGCAGTAGCAAGAAATATCCTgaagaatccaaaacttgttccTGGTGGTGGTGCTGCAGAGTTAACTGTTTCTGCTACACTGAAGCaaaagaatccaaaacttgttccTCGTGAGAGGCCAAATGCCAAGTCTCTTGTGACTGcccttgttcttcttcaaaAGGAAACTTCGTTGAAGCGTaaagatattatatcagcttttgTTTCATGTATAGGTAGTTAG
- the LOC112196849 gene encoding E3 ubiquitin-protein ligase KEG isoform X4 gives MEQQIAKEKPAISFEYELFQDPDHLTTVVATLTPTSPRINPASLNFKYRIGQGPFGDVWLATHHQSADDYDEYHEVAVKMLHPLMEEDREKFLHKFEKLFFKFRRLCGVCWFHGISIIDGRICIAMKFYEGSVGDRVARLKGGKLQLFDVLRYGIELAKGISELHSLGLLVLNLKPSNILVDEHGQVVLGDFGIPFLLLGASLSNPNMAFRLGTPNYMAPEQWEPEVRGPISLETDSWGFGCCFVEMLTGSQPWFGSSIKEIYHSVVIKREKPPVPSGLPPAVENVINGCFEYDLHNRPSMEDIIRALERYTHYHYPLPLPNNGRGFKVRVSLGP, from the exons ATGGAGCAGCAAATTGCAAAAGAAAAGCCTGCAATTTCTTTCGAGTATGAGCTCTTTCAAGACCCTGATCATCTAACAACTGTTGTAGCTACACTCACTCCAACTAGTCCCCGGATCAATCCTGCCTCATTGAACTTTAAGTACCGAATTGGACAGGGCCCCTTTGGTGATGTATGGTTAGCAACTCATCACCAGTCAGCagatgattatgatgaataTCATGAGGTAGCAGTTAAGATGTTGCATCCTTTGATGGAGGAGGACAGAGAAAAGTTTCTGCACAAGTTCGAAAAGTTATTTTTCAAGTTCCGCAGACTGTGCGGTGTTTGTTGGTTTCATGGTATCTCAATCATTGATGGAAGG ATCTGCATCGCTATGAAATTTTATGAGGGGTCAGTTGGTGACCGAGTTGCTAGGTTGAAGGGTGGAAAACTTCAACTTTTTGATGTTTTAAG GTATGGGATTGAGTTGGCAAAAGGAATTTCAGAATTGCATTCACTAGGGCTTCTGGTGCTAAATTTGAAGCCGTCCAACATCCTTGTAGATGAACACGGCCAGGTGGTCCTTGGAGATTTTGGAATCCCATTTCTACTTCTTGGGGCTTCATTGTCTAATCCTAATATGGCTTTTAGACTTGGCACTCCGAACTACATGGCTCCAGAACAGTGGGAACCAGAAGTGAGGGGTCCTATATCTTTAGAAACAGATTCTTGGGGCTTTGGATGTTGCTTTGTAGAGATGTTGACTGGTAGTCAACCCTGGTTTGGGAGTTCAATTAAAGAGATATATCATTCAGTTGTGATCAAGCGAGAAAAGCCACCTGTTCCAAGTGGTTTGCCTCCTGCAGTGGAGAATGTTATCAACGGCTGCTTTGAGTATGATCTCCATAATAGGCCCTCAATGGAAGATATCATACGTGCATTGGAAAGGTATACCCACTACCATTACCCACTACCATTACCCAATAATGGTAGAGGTTTCAAG GTGAGAGTATCACTAGGTCCTTAG
- the LOC112196849 gene encoding E3 ubiquitin-protein ligase KEG isoform X2: MPSLLWQKLPCPKYNPTFGQMQIRALFYSHCRALVSKIMNFLQRSNGSWEFCSLNLLLHIDVGRLLTWSLLVHQCIYSSRMEQQIAKEKPAISFEYELFQDPDHLTTVVATLTPTSPRINPASLNFKYRIGQGPFGDVWLATHHQSADDYDEYHEVAVKMLHPLMEEDREKFLHKFEKLFFKFRRLCGVCWFHGISIIDGRICIAMKFYEGSVGDRVARLKGGKLQLFDVLRYGIELAKGISELHSLGLLVLNLKPSNILVDEHGQVVLGDFGIPFLLLGASLSNPNMAFRLGTPNYMAPEQWEPEVRGPISLETDSWGFGCCFVEMLTGSQPWFGSSIKEIYHSVVIKREKPPVPSGLPPAVENVINGCFEYDLHNRPSMEDIIRALESVSVLLLQVRVSLGP; encoded by the exons ATGCCTTCTCTTCTCTGGCAGAAATTGCCGTGTCCTAAATACAACCCTACTTTTGGTCAAATGCAAATAAGGGCACTTTTCTATTCTCATTGCAGAGCATTGGTATCCAAGATTATGAACTTCCTGCAACGAAG CAATGGCTCCTGGGAGTTTTGCAGCTTGAATCTTCTATTGCATATT GACGTTGGCAGATTATTGACTTGGAGCCTGTTGGTTCATCAATGTATTTATAGCAGCAGAATGGAGCAGCAAATTGCAAAAGAAAAGCCTGCAATTTCTTTCGAGTATGAGCTCTTTCAAGACCCTGATCATCTAACAACTGTTGTAGCTACACTCACTCCAACTAGTCCCCGGATCAATCCTGCCTCATTGAACTTTAAGTACCGAATTGGACAGGGCCCCTTTGGTGATGTATGGTTAGCAACTCATCACCAGTCAGCagatgattatgatgaataTCATGAGGTAGCAGTTAAGATGTTGCATCCTTTGATGGAGGAGGACAGAGAAAAGTTTCTGCACAAGTTCGAAAAGTTATTTTTCAAGTTCCGCAGACTGTGCGGTGTTTGTTGGTTTCATGGTATCTCAATCATTGATGGAAGG ATCTGCATCGCTATGAAATTTTATGAGGGGTCAGTTGGTGACCGAGTTGCTAGGTTGAAGGGTGGAAAACTTCAACTTTTTGATGTTTTAAG GTATGGGATTGAGTTGGCAAAAGGAATTTCAGAATTGCATTCACTAGGGCTTCTGGTGCTAAATTTGAAGCCGTCCAACATCCTTGTAGATGAACACGGCCAGGTGGTCCTTGGAGATTTTGGAATCCCATTTCTACTTCTTGGGGCTTCATTGTCTAATCCTAATATGGCTTTTAGACTTGGCACTCCGAACTACATGGCTCCAGAACAGTGGGAACCAGAAGTGAGGGGTCCTATATCTTTAGAAACAGATTCTTGGGGCTTTGGATGTTGCTTTGTAGAGATGTTGACTGGTAGTCAACCCTGGTTTGGGAGTTCAATTAAAGAGATATATCATTCAGTTGTGATCAAGCGAGAAAAGCCACCTGTTCCAAGTGGTTTGCCTCCTGCAGTGGAGAATGTTATCAACGGCTGCTTTGAGTATGATCTCCATAATAGGCCCTCAATGGAAGATATCATACGTGCATTGGAAAG TGTTAGTGTGCTGCTGCTGCAGGTGAGAGTATCACTAGGTCCTTAG
- the LOC112196849 gene encoding E3 ubiquitin-protein ligase KEG isoform X1 codes for MPSLLWQKLPCPKYNPTFGQMQIRALFYSHCRALVSKIMNFLQRSNGSWEFCSLNLLLHIDVGRLLTWSLLVHQCIYSSRMEQQIAKEKPAISFEYELFQDPDHLTTVVATLTPTSPRINPASLNFKYRIGQGPFGDVWLATHHQSADDYDEYHEVAVKMLHPLMEEDREKFLHKFEKLFFKFRRLCGVCWFHGISIIDGRICIAMKFYEGSVGDRVARLKGGKLQLFDVLRYGIELAKGISELHSLGLLVLNLKPSNILVDEHGQVVLGDFGIPFLLLGASLSNPNMAFRLGTPNYMAPEQWEPEVRGPISLETDSWGFGCCFVEMLTGSQPWFGSSIKEIYHSVVIKREKPPVPSGLPPAVENVINGCFEYDLHNRPSMEDIIRALERYTHYHYPLPLPNNGRGFKVRVSLGP; via the exons ATGCCTTCTCTTCTCTGGCAGAAATTGCCGTGTCCTAAATACAACCCTACTTTTGGTCAAATGCAAATAAGGGCACTTTTCTATTCTCATTGCAGAGCATTGGTATCCAAGATTATGAACTTCCTGCAACGAAG CAATGGCTCCTGGGAGTTTTGCAGCTTGAATCTTCTATTGCATATT GACGTTGGCAGATTATTGACTTGGAGCCTGTTGGTTCATCAATGTATTTATAGCAGCAGAATGGAGCAGCAAATTGCAAAAGAAAAGCCTGCAATTTCTTTCGAGTATGAGCTCTTTCAAGACCCTGATCATCTAACAACTGTTGTAGCTACACTCACTCCAACTAGTCCCCGGATCAATCCTGCCTCATTGAACTTTAAGTACCGAATTGGACAGGGCCCCTTTGGTGATGTATGGTTAGCAACTCATCACCAGTCAGCagatgattatgatgaataTCATGAGGTAGCAGTTAAGATGTTGCATCCTTTGATGGAGGAGGACAGAGAAAAGTTTCTGCACAAGTTCGAAAAGTTATTTTTCAAGTTCCGCAGACTGTGCGGTGTTTGTTGGTTTCATGGTATCTCAATCATTGATGGAAGG ATCTGCATCGCTATGAAATTTTATGAGGGGTCAGTTGGTGACCGAGTTGCTAGGTTGAAGGGTGGAAAACTTCAACTTTTTGATGTTTTAAG GTATGGGATTGAGTTGGCAAAAGGAATTTCAGAATTGCATTCACTAGGGCTTCTGGTGCTAAATTTGAAGCCGTCCAACATCCTTGTAGATGAACACGGCCAGGTGGTCCTTGGAGATTTTGGAATCCCATTTCTACTTCTTGGGGCTTCATTGTCTAATCCTAATATGGCTTTTAGACTTGGCACTCCGAACTACATGGCTCCAGAACAGTGGGAACCAGAAGTGAGGGGTCCTATATCTTTAGAAACAGATTCTTGGGGCTTTGGATGTTGCTTTGTAGAGATGTTGACTGGTAGTCAACCCTGGTTTGGGAGTTCAATTAAAGAGATATATCATTCAGTTGTGATCAAGCGAGAAAAGCCACCTGTTCCAAGTGGTTTGCCTCCTGCAGTGGAGAATGTTATCAACGGCTGCTTTGAGTATGATCTCCATAATAGGCCCTCAATGGAAGATATCATACGTGCATTGGAAAGGTATACCCACTACCATTACCCACTACCATTACCCAATAATGGTAGAGGTTTCAAG GTGAGAGTATCACTAGGTCCTTAG
- the LOC112196849 gene encoding E3 ubiquitin-protein ligase KEG isoform X3: protein MPSLLWQKLPCPKYNPTFGQMQIRALFYSHCRALVSKIMNFLQRSNGSWEFCSLNLLLHIDVGRLLTWSLLVHQCIYSSRMEQQIAKEKPAISFEYELFQDPDHLTTVVATLTPTSPRINPASLNFKYRIGQGPFGDVWLATHHQSADDYDEYHEVAVKMLHPLMEEDREKFLHKFEKLFFKFRRLCGVCWFHGISIIDGRICIAMKFYEGSVGDRVARLKGGKLQLFDVLRYGIELAKGISELHSLGLLVLNLKPSNILVDEHGQVVLGDFGIPFLLLGASLSNPNMAFRLGTPNYMAPEQWEPEVRGPISLETDSWGFGCCFVEMLTGSQPWFGSSIKEIYHSVVIKREKPPVPSGLPPAVENVINGCFEYDLHNRPSMEDIIRALER, encoded by the exons ATGCCTTCTCTTCTCTGGCAGAAATTGCCGTGTCCTAAATACAACCCTACTTTTGGTCAAATGCAAATAAGGGCACTTTTCTATTCTCATTGCAGAGCATTGGTATCCAAGATTATGAACTTCCTGCAACGAAG CAATGGCTCCTGGGAGTTTTGCAGCTTGAATCTTCTATTGCATATT GACGTTGGCAGATTATTGACTTGGAGCCTGTTGGTTCATCAATGTATTTATAGCAGCAGAATGGAGCAGCAAATTGCAAAAGAAAAGCCTGCAATTTCTTTCGAGTATGAGCTCTTTCAAGACCCTGATCATCTAACAACTGTTGTAGCTACACTCACTCCAACTAGTCCCCGGATCAATCCTGCCTCATTGAACTTTAAGTACCGAATTGGACAGGGCCCCTTTGGTGATGTATGGTTAGCAACTCATCACCAGTCAGCagatgattatgatgaataTCATGAGGTAGCAGTTAAGATGTTGCATCCTTTGATGGAGGAGGACAGAGAAAAGTTTCTGCACAAGTTCGAAAAGTTATTTTTCAAGTTCCGCAGACTGTGCGGTGTTTGTTGGTTTCATGGTATCTCAATCATTGATGGAAGG ATCTGCATCGCTATGAAATTTTATGAGGGGTCAGTTGGTGACCGAGTTGCTAGGTTGAAGGGTGGAAAACTTCAACTTTTTGATGTTTTAAG GTATGGGATTGAGTTGGCAAAAGGAATTTCAGAATTGCATTCACTAGGGCTTCTGGTGCTAAATTTGAAGCCGTCCAACATCCTTGTAGATGAACACGGCCAGGTGGTCCTTGGAGATTTTGGAATCCCATTTCTACTTCTTGGGGCTTCATTGTCTAATCCTAATATGGCTTTTAGACTTGGCACTCCGAACTACATGGCTCCAGAACAGTGGGAACCAGAAGTGAGGGGTCCTATATCTTTAGAAACAGATTCTTGGGGCTTTGGATGTTGCTTTGTAGAGATGTTGACTGGTAGTCAACCCTGGTTTGGGAGTTCAATTAAAGAGATATATCATTCAGTTGTGATCAAGCGAGAAAAGCCACCTGTTCCAAGTGGTTTGCCTCCTGCAGTGGAGAATGTTATCAACGGCTGCTTTGAGTATGATCTCCATAATAGGCCCTCAATGGAAGATATCATACGTGCATTGGAAAG GTGA